In Streptococcus parasuis, the following proteins share a genomic window:
- a CDS encoding gamma-glutamyl-gamma-aminobutyrate hydrolase family protein, producing MGKVIIGISGNEQEFPTKSGRVYVTVARELADGVRQAGGVPMVIPMGTPDLAKDYIDMIDKLILSGGQHVDPSLYGQERLIDSDDYLLERDEFELALIAEALRQGKPIFAVCRGMQLLNVALGGSLEQEVANHWQTDLVGTSHRLQVKPQSRVGKLFAQGSQINSFHHQRIKDLAPGLVATGLDPRDGTIEAYESKDKQALFGLQWHPEFLYNDCKQHRELFHYLVDVF from the coding sequence ATGGGAAAAGTGATTATTGGAATTTCAGGAAATGAGCAAGAATTTCCAACAAAATCTGGTCGAGTTTACGTGACAGTTGCGCGTGAATTGGCAGACGGTGTTCGTCAGGCTGGTGGTGTACCAATGGTTATTCCTATGGGAACTCCTGATTTAGCCAAAGATTACATTGACATGATTGATAAGTTGATCCTTTCAGGAGGTCAGCATGTTGATCCAAGTCTATATGGGCAAGAACGTTTAATTGACAGTGATGATTATCTATTGGAGCGTGACGAATTTGAGTTGGCTTTGATTGCTGAAGCCTTACGTCAGGGAAAACCGATTTTTGCAGTCTGCCGTGGGATGCAGTTACTGAATGTCGCACTTGGTGGTAGCTTGGAGCAAGAAGTTGCTAATCACTGGCAAACTGATTTGGTGGGCACCTCCCATCGTTTGCAAGTCAAACCTCAAAGTCGTGTCGGTAAGTTATTTGCTCAAGGAAGCCAAATCAATTCCTTTCATCATCAGCGGATCAAAGACTTGGCACCCGGATTAGTCGCGACTGGTCTAGATCCAAGAGATGGTACGATTGAGGCTTATGAAAGTAAAGACAAACAGGCTCTGTTTGGTCTGCAGTGGCATCCAGAATTTTTGTATAATGACTGTAAACAGCACAGAGAGCTATTTCACTATTTGGTAGATGTGTTTTAA
- a CDS encoding ATP-binding cassette domain-containing protein yields MAKEVLVQVSDVRKTYSKKNWLGQEQRVDALNGVDLSIYKGETLGLVGESGSGKSTLSKIVLGLEKASQGQVDFPGLTAEELNSQALQVIYQDPYSSLNPYLSALELVKEPLYLLPKKEAEERALAMLERVGIQGDAVHKRPKSFSGGQRQRIGIARAVVSNPQFIVCDEPTSALDVSIQATILDLLNQLQEDLGLTYLFISHDLNLVRHFADRIAVMYKGSLVEIGPAQDIFQDPQHPYTRYLLQSNLSLDPHQARAQLQKLSQAGLLKDFITEGEWKEISGDHYVLQAADK; encoded by the coding sequence ATGGCTAAAGAAGTATTGGTACAAGTTTCGGATGTGAGAAAGACCTATTCCAAGAAGAATTGGTTAGGTCAAGAACAACGTGTCGATGCTTTAAATGGTGTTGATTTGTCCATTTATAAAGGTGAGACACTCGGTCTGGTCGGTGAATCTGGCAGTGGTAAATCGACACTGTCTAAAATTGTTTTGGGACTGGAAAAAGCAAGTCAGGGACAGGTAGATTTTCCTGGTTTGACAGCTGAGGAACTAAACAGTCAAGCGCTTCAGGTGATCTATCAGGATCCTTACTCCTCTCTCAATCCCTATCTATCAGCTTTAGAACTTGTCAAAGAACCGCTTTATTTGTTACCAAAGAAGGAGGCAGAAGAGAGGGCTTTAGCAATGTTGGAAAGGGTAGGTATACAAGGGGATGCTGTACATAAACGCCCAAAATCTTTTAGTGGAGGCCAACGCCAGCGTATTGGAATCGCTCGGGCAGTTGTTTCCAATCCGCAATTTATCGTGTGTGACGAACCGACATCTGCTCTGGATGTTTCGATTCAGGCAACCATATTGGATTTGCTTAACCAGCTTCAAGAGGATTTAGGTTTAACCTATCTGTTCATTTCTCATGACCTAAATTTGGTGCGGCATTTTGCTGATAGGATTGCGGTCATGTACAAGGGGAGTTTGGTTGAAATTGGACCTGCGCAGGATATTTTTCAAGATCCCCAACATCCCTACACCCGCTATCTTTTGCAATCCAATTTAAGTTTAGACCCTCATCAGGCACGAGCTCAATTGCAGAAGTTGTCACAGGCAGGTCTCCTAAAGGATTTCATTACGGAAGGCGAATGGAAAGAAATCAGCGGGGACCATTACGTATTACAGGCTGCTGATAAATAA
- a CDS encoding B3/4 domain-containing protein, with product MSQFIVDLSFWSLFPDAKIGVLLLKDYKTPSESPEDLVKLLEESNEIAQKFLTEDTFSENEVIQTYRQAYQKFKTKKGARSSIEALLKRSASDRPVSTISPLVDIYNAASLRFGLPCGAEDLDTFVGDLQLTITEGGDEFYLIGDENNNPTLPGEVCYKDDKGAVCRCFNWRDGERTMITDETKNAFLVMELVNSDRVEDLENALDFISQHAEKFLGVVPEKYLLNRDTPAIAL from the coding sequence ATGTCACAATTTATTGTTGATTTATCTTTCTGGAGTCTATTTCCAGATGCAAAAATTGGAGTTCTATTATTGAAAGATTATAAAACGCCATCAGAATCACCAGAAGATTTAGTGAAACTACTGGAAGAAAGTAATGAAATTGCCCAGAAATTTCTTACAGAAGATACTTTTAGTGAAAATGAAGTTATCCAAACGTATCGCCAAGCTTATCAAAAATTCAAAACTAAAAAAGGTGCACGTTCTAGTATTGAAGCACTTTTGAAGCGTTCTGCTAGTGACCGTCCAGTTTCGACAATCTCGCCCTTAGTGGATATTTATAATGCGGCGAGTTTACGTTTTGGTCTTCCATGTGGTGCTGAAGATTTAGATACATTTGTAGGCGATCTCCAACTAACGATCACTGAGGGTGGAGACGAATTCTATCTCATTGGTGATGAAAATAATAATCCAACTCTACCAGGTGAAGTTTGCTATAAGGATGATAAAGGAGCCGTTTGTCGCTGTTTCAATTGGCGCGATGGTGAGCGAACCATGATTACGGATGAGACAAAGAATGCTTTCTTGGTCATGGAGTTGGTCAATTCTGATAGAGTAGAAGATTTGGAAAATGCCCTTGATTTTATCAGTCAACACGCAGAAAAATTCTTGGGAGTAGTACCAGAAAAATATCTACTAAATCGCGATACGCCTGCAATAGCCTTGTAG
- a CDS encoding M20/M25/M40 family metallo-hydrolase, which produces MADSKVQAFENDAIIQNYFEKLKVLISKKSIFAQQIGLLDVATYLKEMFEEAGADVVLDDSYAAPFVIARFEATVPNAKTLIFYNHYDTVPADADQIWEKGNPFELTISEGYIYGRGVDDDKGHITARLSALKKYQARQDGQLPVNVIFIMEGAEESASVDLDKYLSKYKEHLIGAELLVWEQGHRNSLHQLEIAGGNKGIVTFDLQVKSADLDIHSSYGGVIDSASWYLLSALQSMRAADGRILVDGIYEQVQEPNERELALVEEFALATSQSMKDIYGLTLPTLVEDRREFLKRLYFEPSITIEGLSTGYLGQGVKTIIPAQASAKMEVRLVPGLEPHDVLDKIRQHLDKHGFDKIEVIFTLGEMSYRSDMSHPAIVNVIELAKKLTPEGVAVLPTSPGTGPMHTVFHALGVPIVGFGMGNANSRDHAGDENVSIADYYSHVELVEELIASYE; this is translated from the coding sequence ATGGCAGATAGTAAAGTTCAAGCATTTGAAAATGATGCGATTATTCAAAACTATTTTGAAAAGTTGAAGGTCTTGATTTCAAAGAAATCCATTTTTGCTCAGCAGATTGGTTTGTTGGATGTGGCGACTTATTTGAAAGAAATGTTTGAAGAGGCTGGGGCAGATGTTGTTTTAGACGACAGCTATGCAGCACCATTTGTCATTGCTAGGTTTGAGGCAACTGTTCCAAATGCTAAAACTTTGATTTTTTACAATCACTATGACACTGTCCCAGCAGATGCGGATCAAATATGGGAGAAGGGCAACCCCTTTGAATTGACTATTTCTGAAGGTTATATCTATGGTCGGGGGGTAGATGATGATAAGGGCCATATCACAGCTCGTCTGTCGGCCTTGAAAAAATATCAGGCTAGACAGGATGGTCAGCTACCAGTCAATGTGATTTTTATTATGGAAGGGGCAGAAGAGTCAGCTTCTGTCGACTTGGACAAATACCTTTCAAAATATAAAGAACATTTGATTGGTGCTGAACTACTTGTCTGGGAGCAAGGGCATCGCAATAGCCTACATCAGCTAGAAATTGCTGGGGGAAATAAGGGAATTGTGACCTTTGATCTTCAGGTCAAATCAGCGGACTTGGATATTCATTCTTCCTATGGAGGTGTCATTGATTCGGCAAGCTGGTATTTATTATCAGCACTTCAATCCATGCGGGCTGCAGATGGACGAATCCTTGTAGATGGCATTTACGAGCAAGTGCAAGAGCCAAATGAGCGTGAATTGGCCTTGGTGGAGGAATTTGCACTGGCGACCAGTCAGTCTATGAAAGATATTTATGGCCTGACTCTTCCAACCTTGGTAGAAGATCGTCGTGAGTTTCTGAAGCGTTTGTATTTTGAACCATCGATTACCATTGAAGGCTTGTCAACTGGCTATCTTGGTCAAGGTGTCAAGACCATCATACCAGCTCAGGCTTCTGCTAAGATGGAAGTCCGTTTGGTACCTGGGTTGGAGCCGCATGATGTATTAGATAAGATTCGACAGCATTTGGACAAACATGGCTTTGACAAAATTGAGGTTATCTTCACTTTGGGAGAAATGAGCTATCGTAGTGACATGTCCCACCCTGCCATTGTCAATGTGATTGAGTTGGCCAAAAAATTGACACCAGAAGGAGTTGCTGTTTTGCCGACGTCACCGGGGACAGGTCCCATGCATACGGTCTTTCACGCTTTAGGTGTACCAATTGTGGGCTTTGGTATGGGTAATGCCAACAGTCGCGACCATGCAGGAGATGAAAATGTCAGCATCGCTGACTACTATAGCCATGTTGAATTAGTAGAGGAGTTAATAGCAAGTTATGAGTAA
- a CDS encoding ABC transporter permease, translating into MILKQFKETLKSSPLYLFSLLFILFLIILSLIAPLIPIDPNVTDVSQMNQGPSAEHWFGTDQVGRDYFIRVIYGGRISLLVGLLAMAASVTIGSLVGITAGYLGGKWDNAIMRVVDVLSSIPWLVLVIVLSVFLKPGLSTIIIVIGGFSWMSIARMLRAETLKAKVADYVGYASFIGLKKPLIIWRHILPAILPTLIVTASTSISSAIMTESALSFLGMGIQQPLASWGSLLQNAQSTLQSAPHMAILPGLFILLTIYSFNNIGDLIRDCLEREVY; encoded by the coding sequence ATGATTCTTAAACAATTCAAGGAGACTTTGAAGAGTTCGCCACTCTATCTTTTCTCTCTTCTTTTTATTCTTTTCTTGATTATTTTATCTCTCATTGCGCCGTTGATTCCTATTGATCCAAATGTAACGGATGTCAGTCAAATGAACCAAGGGCCTAGTGCTGAGCATTGGTTTGGAACCGATCAAGTAGGGCGTGATTATTTTATTCGGGTTATTTATGGGGGACGGATTTCTCTTTTAGTTGGCTTGTTGGCAATGGCTGCATCAGTGACCATTGGAAGCTTGGTTGGCATCACAGCAGGCTATCTGGGAGGAAAATGGGATAATGCCATTATGCGGGTAGTAGATGTGCTGTCATCCATTCCTTGGCTTGTCTTAGTGATTGTTCTCAGTGTCTTTTTAAAGCCTGGTTTATCCACAATCATTATTGTGATTGGAGGTTTTTCATGGATGAGTATTGCTAGGATGTTACGGGCTGAAACCTTAAAAGCAAAGGTGGCAGATTATGTTGGCTACGCCTCCTTTATAGGTTTAAAGAAACCATTGATTATTTGGCGACACATCCTGCCAGCCATCTTACCGACCTTGATTGTAACGGCATCAACCAGTATTTCGTCAGCCATTATGACAGAATCAGCACTTAGTTTCTTAGGAATGGGGATTCAACAGCCCTTAGCATCCTGGGGTAGTCTATTACAAAATGCCCAGTCTACCTTACAGAGTGCTCCGCATATGGCTATCTTACCGGGACTTTTTATCCTATTGACCATCTATTCATTTAATAATATCGGTGATCTCATACGTGATTGCCTTGAAAGAGAGGTGTACTAA
- a CDS encoding ABC transporter ATP-binding protein, with the protein MSKHLVEISNLTIINQKSKEQTILVKGIDLSIPKGKIVGIVGESGSGKSLTMKSLMGILPKGLEASYDRFEMDGKQVRNPKVLPLSMIFQDPMTSLNPLRTVGFHLREVLRRFQPKLTKEEREVAILEMLDKVGISNPELRLKQFPFEFSGGMRQRIMIAMALLTKPDMLIADEPTTALDVTIQAQILALLKELQEQLGLTVVIVSHDFSVIAGICDQVYVMRNGLVVEHAPVDTIFAQSMHPYTQSLLKAARLEASQGPVPADRDDSQLVQIGPEHWVRKEEKNG; encoded by the coding sequence ATGTCAAAGCACTTGGTAGAAATCAGTAACCTCACCATTATCAATCAAAAAAGTAAAGAACAAACTATTCTCGTCAAAGGGATTGATCTCTCCATTCCCAAAGGAAAAATTGTTGGAATTGTTGGAGAATCTGGTTCGGGTAAGAGTTTGACAATGAAATCCTTGATGGGGATTTTACCAAAAGGTTTGGAAGCAAGCTATGATCGATTTGAAATGGATGGAAAGCAAGTTCGTAATCCAAAGGTTTTGCCTTTGTCTATGATTTTTCAAGATCCAATGACCTCTTTGAATCCATTACGGACCGTTGGGTTTCATTTACGGGAAGTTCTTCGTCGCTTTCAGCCGAAATTGACCAAGGAAGAGCGGGAAGTGGCCATTTTAGAGATGTTGGATAAGGTGGGAATTTCTAATCCAGAACTTCGTCTCAAACAATTTCCTTTTGAGTTTTCAGGTGGGATGCGTCAAAGGATCATGATTGCTATGGCCTTATTGACCAAGCCAGACATGTTAATTGCTGATGAACCAACAACGGCATTAGATGTGACAATTCAAGCTCAAATCTTGGCTTTGCTTAAAGAATTGCAAGAGCAATTAGGATTGACAGTTGTAATTGTGAGTCACGATTTTAGTGTAATTGCTGGTATTTGTGATCAGGTCTATGTGATGAGAAACGGCCTGGTGGTGGAACATGCACCTGTTGATACGATTTTTGCACAGTCTATGCATCCCTATACGCAATCTTTATTGAAGGCGGCCCGCTTAGAAGCAAGTCAAGGTCCTGTACCTGCTGATCGCGATGACAGTCAGTTGGTTCAAATTGGTCCAGAACACTGGGTGAGAAAGGAGGAGAAAAATGGCTAA
- a CDS encoding MetQ/NlpA family ABC transporter substrate-binding protein, with product MKLKKLFSLAAATLSVGVLAACGSSSSSSSSDSSATTVRVGVMSLSDSEQARWDKVQKILGDEVKLKFTQFTDYSQPNKAVAENEVDINAFQHYNFLNNWNQENGEDLVAIADTYIAPIRLYSGTADGKNKYTKVEDIPDGAEIAVPNDPTNESRALYLLQAAGLIKVGVSGTELATIADITENKKNLKITELDASQTASSLSSVDAAVVNNTFVLEAGLDYKNALYKEQKDENSKQWYNLIAARSDWEKSEQAAAIKKIIEAYHTDEVKKVIEETSDGMDEPVW from the coding sequence ATGAAATTAAAAAAATTATTTAGTTTAGCAGCAGCTACCTTGTCAGTAGGTGTACTTGCTGCATGTGGTAGCTCGTCCTCTAGCTCTTCATCTGATTCTTCAGCAACAACTGTTCGTGTGGGTGTGATGAGTTTGAGCGATTCTGAGCAAGCTCGTTGGGATAAAGTTCAAAAAATTCTTGGTGATGAAGTGAAATTGAAGTTCACTCAATTTACAGATTACTCACAGCCAAACAAGGCAGTAGCTGAAAATGAAGTAGACATCAATGCTTTCCAACACTACAACTTCTTGAACAACTGGAATCAAGAAAATGGTGAGGATTTGGTTGCTATTGCGGATACATATATCGCACCAATCCGTCTTTACTCAGGTACAGCTGATGGAAAAAACAAGTACACTAAAGTGGAAGACATTCCAGATGGTGCAGAAATTGCGGTTCCAAATGACCCAACAAATGAAAGTCGTGCTCTCTACCTTCTTCAAGCAGCTGGTTTGATCAAGGTTGGTGTATCTGGTACAGAATTGGCAACTATTGCTGATATTACTGAAAACAAGAAAAACTTGAAAATCACTGAGTTGGATGCAAGCCAAACAGCAAGCTCACTTAGCTCAGTTGATGCAGCAGTTGTAAATAACACATTTGTGTTGGAAGCTGGTTTGGATTACAAAAATGCCCTTTACAAAGAGCAAAAAGATGAAAATTCAAAACAGTGGTACAACTTGATTGCAGCACGTAGCGATTGGGAAAAATCAGAGCAAGCAGCAGCGATTAAGAAAATTATCGAAGCGTACCACACGGATGAAGTGAAAAAAGTTATTGAAGAGACTTCAGACGGTATGGATGAGCCAGTTTGGTAA
- a CDS encoding methionine ABC transporter permease, which translates to MLEWIQTNFPDIYKLGWDGQTGWLTHFNLTLYMTFVSFAFGGFMGLVSGLFLVLTGPRGVIANKTAYWILDKVASIFRAIPFIILLAAIAPLTKIIVGKTIGTDAALVPLALSVFPFFARQVEVVLSELDRGVIEAAQASGATFWDIVLVYLREGLPDLIRVTTFALVSLVGYTAMAGAIGAGGLGQVALSYGYLRYNDDVTFLATLLILVIIFAIQFIGDFLTRKISHR; encoded by the coding sequence ATGTTAGAATGGATTCAAACGAATTTTCCAGATATTTATAAATTGGGCTGGGATGGTCAGACAGGTTGGTTAACACATTTTAATTTGACCCTCTATATGACCTTTGTTTCCTTTGCTTTCGGTGGATTTATGGGCTTGGTGTCTGGTTTATTCTTGGTTTTGACAGGTCCACGTGGGGTTATTGCCAATAAGACTGCATATTGGATTTTGGACAAGGTGGCTTCTATCTTCCGGGCCATTCCATTTATTATCTTGTTGGCAGCTATTGCTCCTTTGACAAAAATTATTGTTGGAAAAACCATTGGTACAGACGCGGCTTTGGTGCCCCTTGCTCTTTCAGTATTTCCATTCTTTGCCCGTCAGGTTGAAGTGGTCTTGTCAGAATTGGACCGTGGTGTCATTGAGGCTGCTCAGGCATCAGGTGCGACTTTCTGGGATATTGTCCTTGTCTATCTGCGTGAGGGGCTACCAGACTTAATTCGTGTGACAACTTTTGCTTTGGTTTCATTGGTGGGCTACACTGCCATGGCTGGAGCCATCGGAGCAGGTGGTTTGGGACAAGTTGCACTATCCTATGGTTACTTGCGCTATAATGATGATGTGACCTTTTTAGCAACTCTTTTGATTTTGGTTATCATCTTTGCCATTCAATTTATTGGTGATTTCTTGACCAGGAAGATTAGTCATAGATAG
- a CDS encoding ABC transporter permease, which produces MFRYILKRILQAIPLLLLISFIVFSLIQLAPFDVIDSMTTPNMSQEQIDLLKVKYGLDQPFLVQYFVWLKGILSGNLGFSLMTQHSIGTDLAEKIPNTISLVLPAYLTALVLAITLGLVSASQRGKWADKVIDAFASVGIAVPTFWFAMILIYFFGYKWRVFPFIGMYTLGKEGDVLDFLSHFALPYLTLTMAFLPELIRFIRASAIVEVEKDYVTVQEAFKAKRFEIFGKHVARNVLIPVVTQVGMALPMLVTGAIITETIFAWPGVGPYLTAATKSLDYPVIMAVMLLSATLVILGNLLSDILYAVVDPRIWKGGEGQ; this is translated from the coding sequence ATGTTTCGTTATATTTTAAAAAGAATCTTACAGGCAATTCCCCTCTTGCTGTTGATTTCTTTCATTGTGTTTTCATTGATTCAGTTAGCCCCCTTTGATGTCATTGATTCAATGACAACACCAAATATGAGTCAAGAACAAATTGATTTGTTGAAGGTAAAATATGGTTTGGATCAGCCATTTTTAGTTCAATATTTTGTATGGTTAAAGGGAATTTTATCGGGGAATTTGGGTTTTTCCCTCATGACTCAACACTCGATTGGGACAGATTTGGCCGAAAAAATTCCCAACACGATTTCCTTGGTTTTACCAGCATATTTGACGGCTCTTGTCTTAGCCATTACACTTGGGCTTGTTTCTGCTTCCCAACGTGGCAAATGGGCTGATAAAGTCATTGATGCCTTTGCATCTGTGGGCATTGCGGTACCAACTTTCTGGTTTGCTATGATTTTAATCTATTTCTTTGGTTATAAGTGGCGGGTGTTTCCGTTTATCGGAATGTACACTTTGGGAAAGGAAGGAGATGTTCTTGATTTTCTATCTCATTTTGCCTTACCTTATCTTACATTGACCATGGCATTTTTACCTGAGTTGATTCGGTTTATTCGAGCGTCAGCGATTGTAGAGGTTGAAAAAGATTATGTAACCGTTCAAGAAGCTTTCAAAGCTAAACGGTTTGAAATTTTTGGGAAACATGTGGCCCGCAATGTTTTAATTCCTGTCGTGACTCAAGTTGGGATGGCCTTACCAATGTTGGTAACGGGTGCTATTATCACAGAGACTATTTTTGCTTGGCCTGGTGTAGGTCCTTATTTGACAGCGGCTACTAAGAGTTTGGACTATCCAGTGATTATGGCTGTCATGCTTTTGTCTGCGACCTTAGTTATTTTAGGAAATCTCTTGTCAGATATTCTCTATGCTGTCGTCGATCCACGTATTTGGAAAGGAGGAGAGGGACAATGA
- a CDS encoding methionine ABC transporter ATP-binding protein translates to MSKKMIKLDNIDVTFQQKKRTIEAVKDVTIHINQGDIYGIVGYSGAGKSTLVRVINLLQVPTAGKITIDEDVIYEGEKVTLTPAQLRSKRREIGMIFQHFNLMAQMTAEENVAFALKHSGLSKEEKKEKVAKLLDLVGLSDRAENYPAQLSGGQKQRVAIARALANDPKILISDESTSALDPKTTKQILALLQELNEKLGLTIVMITHEMQIVKDICNRVAVMQDGRLIEEGSVLEIFSHPKEELTQDFIKTATGIDEALVKIYQQDIVKNLPENSILVQLKYAGSNTDTAIVNDLYKFYQVSANILYGNIEILDHTPVGEMVVILSGEPGQLHRAIEAVTEARVEVTILKGAN, encoded by the coding sequence ATGAGTAAGAAAATGATTAAGCTAGATAATATTGATGTAACTTTCCAGCAAAAAAAACGAACCATAGAAGCGGTAAAGGATGTGACCATCCATATCAATCAAGGGGACATTTACGGTATCGTAGGTTATTCTGGAGCAGGGAAATCTACCCTTGTTCGAGTGATTAATTTATTGCAGGTGCCGACAGCGGGTAAAATTACTATCGATGAGGATGTAATTTACGAGGGAGAAAAGGTCACACTTACCCCAGCTCAATTGCGGAGCAAACGCCGTGAAATCGGCATGATTTTCCAGCATTTCAATCTGATGGCCCAAATGACGGCAGAAGAAAACGTAGCCTTTGCCCTTAAGCATTCGGGTTTGAGCAAGGAAGAGAAGAAAGAAAAAGTTGCTAAGTTGTTGGACTTGGTTGGGCTTTCTGACCGTGCTGAAAACTATCCAGCTCAGTTGTCTGGTGGTCAAAAACAACGTGTTGCCATTGCCCGTGCCTTAGCAAATGACCCTAAAATCTTGATTTCAGATGAGTCAACTTCTGCCTTGGATCCGAAAACGACCAAGCAGATTTTGGCCCTCTTGCAGGAATTGAATGAAAAATTGGGCTTGACCATTGTCATGATTACCCACGAGATGCAGATTGTAAAAGACATTTGTAACCGTGTGGCTGTTATGCAGGATGGTCGTTTGATTGAAGAAGGTTCGGTTTTAGAAATCTTCTCTCATCCAAAAGAAGAATTGACACAGGATTTCATCAAAACAGCAACAGGAATTGATGAGGCCTTGGTAAAAATTTATCAGCAGGATATTGTTAAGAATTTGCCTGAGAATAGTATTTTAGTGCAACTCAAGTACGCTGGTTCCAACACGGATACGGCAATTGTCAATGATTTGTATAAATTCTATCAAGTATCCGCCAATATTCTTTATGGCAATATTGAAATTTTGGACCATACGCCAGTCGGTGAGATGGTAGTGATCTTATCAGGAGAACCTGGTCAGTTGCACCGTGCGATTGAGGCAGTGACGGAGGCCCGTGTAGAAGTGACGATTTTGAAGGGAGCGAACTAG